The genome window GAGAAGGTGCTGTTGGGAATGGCATACGAATACCCCACGCCAACCGTAGCCGTTTGAGCGGGAATGGCCTGAGCTACGGTAGGAGCCGTGTTGGCAGGCGGAGGCGTACTCGGCCCTTGTTGAGCCGTTTCCTGATAGCCAGGCAGCCAGGGCTGCGAGGCACCTAAGAAATTGGCAGAAACAGCATCGGCCCACAGTTGACCAGCCCGATTTTGACCATCCGGTGTCAAATGGATTCCATCCGGGCGATGGGGCGAGGCGAGGCCCGTGTCATAATCCGGTCCCGGAAAAGCATTGGGCTGCTGGCTCATTTGCTCTTGCACAGAGCGAATATGCGGAAATTTTATAATTGGCTGGTTCGGCTGTGAAGGAAGAATCTGCGGGGTTGCGCGGTTAATCATAACAGCTAAAGGAGCATACCCTAAATCATTTCGAGCCTGCGCTACCCACGTTTTATAATAGTCCAGCAGTTGACTAACATTCTGATTCTGGTAGTCATTCTGTCCATGATCACAAAGAATTGCCCGTACTCCTAAATACCTGACATACCGATCCAGCGTATTTTTTACGTTGATGTAGGGCATTCGGATGCTTGAATGAACAAAGCTGTGCTCGAAAGGCAAGCCCTGGGCCGATTTAGCCCAATGTTCCAGGTTTGTTCCCCCAAAAGCAGCGTTAAAAATCAAGACTGGAACGTTATAGCGTTGCGCTACGTATTCGCCGAATTTGCCCCAGATGTGTGGATTATAGCCGAAAGGACCCGGTCGCGCAGAGTTGTTGTACTGACTGAAAACCAGGCCGCTTAATTTCTCCGGGTTAGCTGTTCGCTCGTAATCCTGAAAATTGGCATCGTAGGGCTGGTAGACCTGGTTTACCCGGTCTTCGGCAGTTCCGTCGGTCGAGGTTTCGTTTCCCTGCGATACGGAATGGCCAGCAATAATAAAAACTTCGCCAATGCCCACCCGCTCAAGCGTGGATGCGGCGGTTACTCCGCTGGTCGAAAGTGAGCGAATTTCAAGATTATACCAGCCGGCGCTTCCGGCAAGTCCACCCGAAAACTGATTGTTTTCGATGGTGTAATCAATTACTTTCCAGTCGGTGGACGTTCCCTGATTGTCTCGGGCAACCAACCTCGCTTCCACGCGATTTGTTCCCGCAGCACAGGTTCCTTTTACGGGTATGACGGCCTGGTTCTGGTTGTTACGCTGGAATACAGCGCGGGTTTTTGGATCAGAGATTTGAAGTTGTGCCACCGTGTAGAGTGGCGATGCAATCATAGCTAACTGCAAAAGCAGCTTGGGTAAAAGTCGCATAGTGGATGTTTTTCATAAGTTTTCCGTTTAAAGTTGTGCAGCCACGTCACGAGGCTTTTTGCTGGTGATGGCTGCGATTTTAGTATACTAAGTGAAGAAAGTGGCTTCTGCCGGACTAGCGGCATTTGTACGCTCAGTTGAAGGTTGCCTTTTCTGTAAGGCTTCGTTCGTCAATTCATTTTTAAGTCATTGAATCCTCCGCAAAATGATTTATTCAATTTTCCGGTTTATCAAAAACAATGCCGATTGTCGAGTTATTCAGGGAGGAGGTAGTGGTAGGCAGTATGCTTGCACTTCTAGAGCGCTTGATACTCAGTAGAGAAGAAAATAACGCTAATAATAACAGACTAATAACCAGTTACTTATAATAAATTACAAATAGAGCTGCACCATTTTTTGCCAGTGAACTGCTTCGTGCGCACGTCCATCCCAAATGTACAGCTCGTGGGAAATACCTTTGGATTTTAATATTTCGCTCAGTACCAGATTGCTATTTAGAAACGGATCTTCAGTGCCAATTACCAGCACAATTTCCATCCGGCGTAATTCCGTCAGAATTGCGTCGTTTTCCAGATTGGGCAGGTAGTGATTGGGGTTATGGAAGTAAATATCCTCGTTGTAATAATCATCAAACAGCCCCCGAAATCCAGGAGTAGGAACAGCGATGTCGTAGCGGCCGCTCAGGGCCACGACTTTACCAAAAAGGTGCGGGTGCCGAAAGGCAACATTTACCGCGTGGTAGGCCCCCAGGCTACAGCCGTGCGCAATCAGGAACGGCTGGGGGTTAAGGTGCTGCGTAAAGGGCAGCACCTCCTTCAGAATATACTGTTCGTATTGGTTGTGGCGCTCAATCCGATTTTGGGGCGGCGTATATTTATTATAAATACTTTCGCTATCGACACTATCAACGCAGAATAACTGTAGCCAGCCGTTGTTAATTGGCTCCGCCAGCGCACCCAGCATGCCAAAATCCTCGTAATCGTAAAAGCGGCCGTGACGAGTCGGGAAAACCAGTACGCGTGCTCCGGCATGCCCAAAAACGAGCATTTCCATCTTTCGGTGGAGATGCGGACTAAACCACTCGTAATATTCACGCTGCATGGTCATACTGAATAGTTAACCGAAAATCGGATGATTTTACGAACCCTCTGTTAGCAAAACAGAAAGAAATCGTTAAAAGATTTCGGGATGCTGAAGCAAAACCTGTTTCCAGAGCTGGTATCCGGCCTTGCTCAGGTGCAGCCCATCCGCCTCAAACAGTTCCCGACGCGGCTTTCCTGCGGCATCAAGCATGGGCGTGTGCACATCAATATAGACACAGAAGGGCAATTCGGCTATTTTTTTTCGGATCATTTCGTTGGCAAAGCGAATGCGGTCAACCAAGTTCCAGCGCGCCGGACTGGCTTTGATGGCCATGAATGCCAGCCGAACCCCGGGTAGCTGCCGCGCCATCTTCTCGGCAAAGGCACAGAAAAAGAGATACACTTCTTCCGGGTGGCGACCGTCGCCCAGGTCGTTATCGCCCGCGTAAAAAATCAGGGAGGTAGGGTGTGCCGGCAAGACCAGCCGATCGAAGAACCAGGCACAGGCGGCCAGTGTAGAGCCACCAAAGCCAAGGTTTACGGGTTTATACTCGGGAAAATCCTGCGCCAGACCTGTCCAAAGCCGAATGGAGGAACTGCCGTAAAAAACCACATTATCGGGTTCGATGATTTCTTTTTGAATTCTTTTTTCGAGGAGACGAACTTCTTCTTCGTACCAAAACATACTTTAATATCTAATATCCACAAAGGTAACCAGTGTTTCCCTCTGCTGTCCCGGCAATTCAGTTTTCTTTTAGCTTTTGGTACAAATCGCTGGCTGAAACCTCACCTGAGCTGATGTAAATTTCGCGCGTGTCGGTCTTCAATTTCAGATAAGGTTTGTTTTTCGTATTGACCAGCAAGGTGATTATTTTTCCTTCTTTGGTCTTAAACTTTCCTTTCTTATGATTTCCCATCGCAAAACCATTTGTCTTTAACGCGATTTTGGGCAGCTCATCGACCAGCTCGACGGCTTTGATTGATTTTCTGGGAATCTGCTCGCCATACATCCCGTCAATAATCAATTCTTCCCTGGTCACTTTTATCGGATTAGCCTCGGTGCCATTGCGCAGCAACATAGTAACGGCGATGATTACTACTACCATCAGTCCAATCGGAAGAATAGCTATGCGGCGCTGCTGTTTAGTGGCGGTGGCGGTACGTCTACTTTTTACAACAAAAAAAAGATAAGCCATTAGCGGATATAATACCATAACAATACCGGCGGCGTCTTTATCGATCAAAAAATGCAGCACTAGTACCGAAATCAGAAGCGATATACCCAGAAACACATGAAAGCGCTTGAAGAACCGCAAATAGGCTGCAATGTCGATTTTAGCCCGCTCTTCCTCCGACATGGTGTTATAGCCCGACAGTAGATACCGGGCATTGTCCGGCGTGACGATAAAGCCAATGGCGATGAAAAGCAGGGATAGAAAACAGACGATTGCAACCATAGCGATTCGATCAGACGAATAAAGAAGGCCGGACAAAACCGGCCTTCTTCGTTTTTCAAAACCTTACAAGCCTAAAACTCGCTTGTTAAATTCCTCATCAGCGCCTGTTCCGGCGAAGTCGTCGAAAGCGCGTTCGGTGACCCGGATGATGTGGCTGTCGATGAACGGTGCACCTTCTGCCGCACCCTGCTCTGGATGCTTGATGGCGCACTCCCACTCCAACACGGCCCAACCGTCGTAATCGTACTGCGACAGTTTGCTGAAAATACCACCGAAATCAACCTGGCCATCGCCTAACGAACGGAACCGGCCCGCACGCTCAACCCAGCCCTGGAAACCGCCGTAAACGCCTTGTTTTCCCGTCGGATTGAACTCGGCATCCTTGACGTGGAAGGCATAAATCCGGTCGTGGTAGAAATCAATAAATTGCAGGTAATCCAGCTGTTGCAGCAAGAAGTGGCTCGGATCGTAGTTGATCCCCGCCCGTGGATGACCATTGACGTGATCGAGGAAGGTTTCGAACGTAATTCCATCGTGCAAATCTTCGCCCGGATGCAGCTCGTAGCCAACGTTGACCCCGGCTTCGTCGAACGCGTTCAGGATCGGCAACCAGCGTTTCGCTAGTTCCTGAAAACCTGTCGTAAGCAGTCCCGCCGGACGTTGTGGCCAGGGATAAACAAACGGCCACATCAACGCGCCCGAGAACGTTACGTGCGACGTCAGGCCCAGGTTTTGGCTGGCTTTGGCGGCCATGATCAACTGGTTGGTAGCCCACTCCTGCTGCTCTTTGGGGCTGTTAGCTAGTTCCGCCGGACCAAAGCCCGCGAACATCGCCGAATAAGCCGGGTGAACCGCCACCAACTGCCCTTGCAAGTGCGTCGACAGCTCGGTAATTTCTACGCCAATATCAGCCAGTTTTCCCTTGAGCTCATCGCAATACGTCTGGCTTTCCGACGCTTGTTTGAGGTCAATCATACGCGGGTCCCAGGTTGGTATCTGAATACCTTTATACCCCAGGTCAGCCATGTATTTGGCAATAGAATCCAATGAATTAAAAGGCGCTTCATCGCCTAAAAACTGCGCTAAAAAGATAGCTGGCCCTTTGATGGTTTTCATGGTTTTAAAGAGCGAGAGAGTGAAAGAGCGAAAGAGTGACGGACGATGAAATTAACATCCGGGAGCGAAATACAAGCCCCTGCCCAACTTTCGCTCATTCACCGCCCGGCGACCCGGTCTTTGTCTCTTTCACTCTTTATTTCAGTCGCCCGCTGTTTTTCGTGATTTTGACAAGATTTTAAGAAGCTGATTTCCTTCGTCAATTAAATCAGCCAATCGATGTTCTGGAATGAGGTCTGTTAGAATAAGTGTTTCGAGCCAGAAAAGCGATTCGTCCAACTCCTCTAGCGAAATACTAAGCTTTGCAAAAAACTCTTTCTGACTTCTACTTCGCCTGACAGCTCTGAAATTCGCTGCTGCCGAGGAGGAAGACCGAATAAGCTGACGTCCGAAATGCTGGCTCTCAAAATTATCCGGCAACGAACGACAAAGTTTGACGCAGCGAAGCATAAACATCTTCAACCGGCGTTCAATATCGTCCAGAAACTGTCCTTTCGAATAGTTTGAGTAATTCGCTGGCTGTTCACCAACCAGTTCATTATCGCAGTTGTCAATTTCACTCATTCGCTCAATCATTCTTTCGCTCATTCTATCATTCACTCACCGCGCGGGCGGGCCCGTCACAATTTAAACTTCAACCCACGCCTGTTTGCGGTTTGATTCCAGGATTTTCTCGCAAATCAGCAATTCCCGGTAGCCATCGGCAAAGGTTGGGAAGGTTGGGTTTTCGGGTTGCTTGCCCGCTTCGATGGCGGCGTAAACTTCCTTGAACATTTGCTTCGACGTATCCGGGAAGCCTTCGTTATGACCGCCAGGGAACGAAATAACCGACCGCGCTT of Tellurirhabdus bombi contains these proteins:
- a CDS encoding esterase family protein; protein product: MTMQREYYEWFSPHLHRKMEMLVFGHAGARVLVFPTRHGRFYDYEDFGMLGALAEPINNGWLQLFCVDSVDSESIYNKYTPPQNRIERHNQYEQYILKEVLPFTQHLNPQPFLIAHGCSLGAYHAVNVAFRHPHLFGKVVALSGRYDIAVPTPGFRGLFDDYYNEDIYFHNPNHYLPNLENDAILTELRRMEIVLVIGTEDPFLNSNLVLSEILKSKGISHELYIWDGRAHEAVHWQKMVQLYL
- a CDS encoding GDSL-type esterase/lipase family protein — protein: MFWYEEEVRLLEKRIQKEIIEPDNVVFYGSSSIRLWTGLAQDFPEYKPVNLGFGGSTLAACAWFFDRLVLPAHPTSLIFYAGDNDLGDGRHPEEVYLFFCAFAEKMARQLPGVRLAFMAIKASPARWNLVDRIRFANEMIRKKIAELPFCVYIDVHTPMLDAAGKPRRELFEADGLHLSKAGYQLWKQVLLQHPEIF
- a CDS encoding DUF3784 domain-containing protein, with amino-acid sequence MVAIVCFLSLLFIAIGFIVTPDNARYLLSGYNTMSEEERAKIDIAAYLRFFKRFHVFLGISLLISVLVLHFLIDKDAAGIVMVLYPLMAYLFFVVKSRRTATATKQQRRIAILPIGLMVVVIIAVTMLLRNGTEANPIKVTREELIIDGMYGEQIPRKSIKAVELVDELPKIALKTNGFAMGNHKKGKFKTKEGKIITLLVNTKNKPYLKLKTDTREIYISSGEVSASDLYQKLKEN
- a CDS encoding sugar phosphate isomerase/epimerase family protein is translated as MKTIKGPAIFLAQFLGDEAPFNSLDSIAKYMADLGYKGIQIPTWDPRMIDLKQASESQTYCDELKGKLADIGVEITELSTHLQGQLVAVHPAYSAMFAGFGPAELANSPKEQQEWATNQLIMAAKASQNLGLTSHVTFSGALMWPFVYPWPQRPAGLLTTGFQELAKRWLPILNAFDEAGVNVGYELHPGEDLHDGITFETFLDHVNGHPRAGINYDPSHFLLQQLDYLQFIDFYHDRIYAFHVKDAEFNPTGKQGVYGGFQGWVERAGRFRSLGDGQVDFGGIFSKLSQYDYDGWAVLEWECAIKHPEQGAAEGAPFIDSHIIRVTERAFDDFAGTGADEEFNKRVLGL
- a CDS encoding four helix bundle protein; the protein is MSEIDNCDNELVGEQPANYSNYSKGQFLDDIERRLKMFMLRCVKLCRSLPDNFESQHFGRQLIRSSSSAAANFRAVRRSRSQKEFFAKLSISLEELDESLFWLETLILTDLIPEHRLADLIDEGNQLLKILSKSRKTAGD